The Pelobates fuscus isolate aPelFus1 chromosome 2, aPelFus1.pri, whole genome shotgun sequence genome has a segment encoding these proteins:
- the HTR1B gene encoding 5-hydroxytryptamine receptor 1B produces the protein MEQQNIECQPASSSDHLNVSFTNYSYDGRSCIPGMDSYDEEPGWSFWKIILTIIMALITLATLLSNGFVIATVYQTRKLHTPANYLIASLAFTDLLVSILVLPIATLYTVTGKWNLGLIICDMWLSSDITCCTASILHLCVIALDRYWAITDAVEYTKKRTPKRAVIMIALVWVFSISISMPPLFWRQAKAEELTVCTVNTDHVLYTVYSTVGAFYLPTLLLIALYGRIYVEARSRILKQSPKSTGKRLTRAHLITDSPGSSSVSSINSRTPDMASDTGSPVYLNQVKVKVSDALLEKKKIMAARERKATKTLGVILGAYIVCWLPFFIISLVMPICKDACWFHPAIFDFFNWLGYLNSLINPIIYTMSNEDFKQAFHKLIHRLTCPP, from the coding sequence ATGGAGCAACAAAACATTGAATGTCAACCAGCTTCAAGTTCTGACCATCTGAATGTCTCCTTCACCAACTACTCCTATGATGGTAGAAGTTGTATCCCAGGCATGGACAGCTATGATGAGGAACCTGGGTGGTCCTTCTGGAAGATCATTCTAACCATTATCATGGCTCTAATTACTCTAGCCACTTTGTTGTCCAATGGATTTGTAATCGCCACAGTCTATCAGACCAGAAAATTGCACACTCCAGCCAACTATCTCATAGCTTCTTTGGCTTTTACAGATCTTTTAGTGTCTATTCTTGTTTTGCCAATCGCCACCTTATATACTGTGACTGGTAAGTGGAATTTGGGGCTGATTATTTGTGATATGTGGTTATCATCAGATATCACCTGTTGCACTGCATCGATCCTTCATTTATGTGTCATAGCACTGGACAGATATTGGGCAATCACTGATGCTGTTGAATATACTAAGAAAAGGACTCCAAAACGAGCCGTTATAATGATAGCTCTTGTATGGGTCTTCTCCATATCAATTTCAATGCCCCCTCTTTTCTGGCGACAGGCAAAAGCTGAAGAGCTCACTGTGTGCACAGTGAATACAGATCATGTTTTGTATACTGTGTATTCCACCGTTGGAGCTTTTTACCTTCCTACATTACTTCTGATTGCTCTTTATGGAAGAATCTATGTAGAAGCCAGATCTAGAATTTTGAAGCAATCTCCCAAAAGCACAGGAAAACGGTTGACAAGGGCTCACCTAATCACAGATTCTCCAGGATCTTCATCAGTGTCCTCCATAAACTCAAGGACTCCAGATATGGCAAGTGACACAGGGTCACCAGTATATTTGAACCAGGTCAAGGTTAAGGTTTCTGATGCCCTCCTTGAGAAGAAGAAAATAATGGCAGCTAGAGAAAGGAAGGCTACCAAGACTTTGGGAGTTATCCTTGGAGCCTACATTGTCTGTTGGTTACCCTTTTTCATCATCTCATTGGTTATGCCTATTTGCAAAGACGCTTGCTGGTTTCACCCTGctatttttgacttttttaaTTGGCTGGGATATCTGAACTCCTTAATAAATCCAATCATTTACACTATGTCCAATGAAGACTTCAAGCAAGCCTTTCACAAACTGATACATCGTTTAACGTGTCCACCCTGA